Below is a genomic region from Penaeus monodon isolate SGIC_2016 chromosome 33, NSTDA_Pmon_1, whole genome shotgun sequence.
CGGTCGCTTtggaacagagaaaggaaaagtggtAGGGATCTGTAATGAAGCACTTANNNNNNNNNNNNNNNNNNNNNNNNNNNNNNNNNNNNNNNNNNNNTTANNNNNNNNNNNNNNNNNNNNNNNNNNNNNNNNNNNNNNNNNNNNNNNNNNNNNNNNNNNNNNNNNNNNNNNNNNNNNNNNNNNNNNNNNNNNNNNNNNNNNNNNNNNNNNNNNNNNNNNNNNNNNNNNNNNNNNNNNNNNNNNNNNNNNNNNNNNNNNNNNNNNNNNNNNNNNNNNNNNNNNNNNNNNNNNNNNNNNNNNNNNNNNNNNNNNNNNNNNNNNNNNNNNNNNNNNNNNNNNNNNNNNNNNNNNNNNNNNNNNNNNNNNNNNNNNNNNNNNNNNNNNNNNNNNNNNNNNNNNNNNNNNNNNNNNNNNNNNNNNNNNNNNNNNNNNNNNNNNNNNNNNNNNNNNNNNNNNNNNNNNNNNNNNNNNNNNNNNNNNNNNNNNNNNNNNNNNNNNNNNNNNNNNNNNNNNNNNNNNNNNNNNNNNNNNNNNNNNNNNNNNNNNNNNNNNNNNNNNNNNNNNNNNNNNNNNNNNNNNNNNNNNNNNNNNNNNNNNNNNNNNNNNNNNNNNNNNNNNNNNNNNNNNNNNNNNNNNNNNNNNNNNNNNNNNNNNNNNNNNNNNNNNNNNNNNNNNNNNNNNNNNNNNNNNNNNNNNNNNNNNNNNNNNNNNNNNNNNNNNNNNNNNNNNNNNNNNNNNNNNNNNNNNNNNNNNNNNNNNNNNNNNNNNNNNNNNNNNNNNNNNNNNNNNNNNNNNNNNNNNNNNNNNNNNNNNNNNNNNNNNNNNNNNNNNNNNNNNNNNNNNNNNNNNNNNNNNNNNNNNNNNNNNNNNNNNNNNNNNNNNNNNNNNNNNNNNNNNNNNNNNNNNNNNNNNNNNNNNNNAGTTTTTTGCACTGCATTCTCTCTTACAGCTATATGGCAGTATAACCATTTGAAAGTTTTATTTAAagtactaatataaaaaaaaattcattagttCATTGCACATGGatttagtattgttgtttttttctttttgcagaaAGGAACTTAGCCAGGAAAGGTGAGCAAGGTTTTGGTAGGCAGACACGGAGTCACCATCACAGTGCTAAAAAAGTTGAAGTGACTGTAATGCCAAAACCAATAAATGAGGCTAATCCTCATGCCCTGATAGACCATAAGAAACAAGGTGAGGAGCTTGGGTATGAAAATGAGGTCCTCAATTGTGATGGGTCAAGTTTAGATGTGAATAAGAGTGAAATAGAGGAAACAAACAGTTGCACCATTGTGAAAGGAGAGGGTAATTACGATGAAATTTCTCTTTTTAACACTGAAGGAAAAAGGATAGATGGAAATATTCATAAGGTATCGAGTTTGAAGGAAATGACTCATGAATCTGGTCTTGAAAGGGAATCTCAGAATTTAGATTTTGAAATGATAGACAAAGAAAATGCAGTCACAGATATACCAAAAGGCATTTCTGAGGTGAGCAAAAGCTGTGAAGGAATTGACTCGCATGATGTTCAGTCAGCTGTggtgaatgaaaggaaaaggcaTGAGAGTACATCCCTTGCTGATAGTaatatagaaagaaggaaaattatgaCTTCTTCCCaagacaatgtcacttttttgttGCGGAATAACCTTGACACTCACATTGATGGCAGGAGGATCAGTAACAGCCACCGTGAGATTATTGTGACCACAGACAGCACTATGACAAATCAGGTACGGTCCATCTCGGCTGGTGATGTGAGACTACCGTGCTCATCCACAGGGCTGAAGAGGGAGAACATACCACCACCTCTGAAGCTGCCAGGGGACAAGGTGAAAAGGACTCTCATGTGGCAAGCTAGTGTTGATGATCTGTGTGGCTCACCGCTCTTGTCTCGGCGGAGAATATTCCACATCAGGAGGGCCATGGATGCTCCAGTGCCTTCCTGCCATGCTGATAGAGCAAGGACAAGTAGTGAGACACGGAGCAAGAAGTGGAGTGTTAGCAGTTTGGGAAGCAACAGACTGGGAGTTGCAGCTTTTATCTCCAATGTTAAGAAGTCTCTGACTGATCTTTTCAATATTGATGGAGAGACTGAGGACAGTTTTGAAGGAAGTATtgaaagaggagacgagaaaggaaacaaggaagagacAGTGGATGATAATTGCTGTGAAGAAGATTAGTTTGTGAATGGTTCTTGTATTGCCATTGGCTATACTAATAAATTGCATGGTAATAGGAAAATGTGTCCTTTTTTGCAGGATTCTTTTTCCTCTTNNNNNNNNNNNNNNNNNNNNNNNNNNNNNNNNNNNNNNNNNNNNNNNNNNNNNNNNNNNNNNNNNNNNNNNNNNNNNNNNNNNNNNNNNNNNNNNNNNNNNNNNNNNNNNNNNNNNNNNNNNNNNNNNNNNNNNNNNNNNNNNNNNNNNNNNNNNNNNNNNNNNNNNNNNNNNNNNNNNNNNNNNNNNNNNNNNNNNNNNNNNNNNNNNNNNNNNNNNNNNNNNNNNNNNNNNNNNNNNNNNNNNNNNNNNNNTCAATTACATTTAAATTGTCATGTAAGTTGTACTGCTATGTTATAACAGTTCACATAACTGCCTCTTTTGTTGGATCCAGAGTCCTTTTCTCAAAAGAAAAGCTTTAAGCTCTATCTCTCATGTTTCAGAAATATTCATTTATCCATGTGATTCTCAGAGGAGTTACCAATATATAGAAATAgttcatgaaaataaaatgtcTTGTAGAATTTGACTCAACTGCTTGATGTTCAGTGTAAGCATGTTAGATACAGTTCAGTGTACAGTANNNNNNNNNNNNNNNNNNNNNNNNNNNNNNNNNNNNNNNNNNNNNNNNNNNNNNNNNNNNNNNNNNNNNNNNNNNNNNNNNNNNNNNNNNNNNNNNNNNNNNNNNNNNNNNNNNNNNNNNNNNNNNNNNNNNNNNNNNNNNNNNNNNNNNNNNNNNNNNNNNNNNNNNNNNNNNNNNNNNNNNNNNNNNNNNNNNNNNNNNNNNNNNNNNNNNNNNNNNNNNNNNNNNNNNNNNNNNNNNNNNNNNNNNNNNNNNNNNNNNNNNNNNNNNNNNNNNNNNNNNNNNNNNNNNNNNNNNNNNNNNNNNNNNNNNNNNNNNNNNNNNNNNNNNNNNNNNNNNNNNNNNNNNNNNNNNNNNNNNNNNNNNNNNNNNNNNNNNNNNNNNNNNNNNNNNNNNNNNNNNNNNNNNNNNNNNNNNNNTTTTGATGTgccatatatttttgttatacccCTCTGAATACTTCTACATttacaaataaattgataaaaacaaaacagtttaCAATTTCCCTTAACTAGGTTCAG
It encodes:
- the LOC119594032 gene encoding tachykinin-like peptides receptor 86C isoform X2, which produces MGVQNLSLEVLARSEAAMDAAEGVEGGNVTQSSADEGYDLGVVVALSFFLVVSMVLALGGNVMVILTIVRHRGMRTRTNLLLANLAVADILVAVLDMPIALITIIRGGWIFSHAFCLFNGFTVGLGLMLSVHTLMWISIHKYISITKPFSRSVTPRKIVLMIVVAWAWTIFFNLTPTPIIGLTETGFKAGASQCGPPPPKKGLQYVHAGLNTTINLVIPLVVMSFCYYKIFKEVKDHLSRMQEFTDVNVRNSLIQQKQITETLCIVLSVFVLFWLPYIGYSLSLVFLGQKAVPRILNPIAYLFGYMNSACNPIIYALRSPSFRRGFSEIICWKSRYIPVNARASRNAHSRQVEGMMVSFRRSLWNRERKSERNLARKGEQGFGRQTRSHHHSAKKVEVTVMPKPINEANPHALIDHKKQGEELGYENEVLNCDGSSLDVNKSEIEETNSCTIVKGEGNYDEISLFNTEGKRIDGNIHKVSSLKEMTHESGLERESQNLDFEMIDKENAVTDIPKGISEVSKSCEGIDSHDVQSAVVNERKRHESTSLADSNIERRKIMTSSQDNVTFLLRNNLDTHIDGRRISNSHREIIVTTDSTMTNQVRSISAGDVRLPCSSTGLKRENIPPPLKLPGDKVKRTLMWQASVDDLCGSPLLSRRRIFHIRRAMDAPVPSCHADRARTSSETRSKKWSVSSLGSNRLGVAAFISNVKKSLTDLFNIDGETEDSFEGSIERGDEKGNKEETVDDNCCEED
- the LOC119594032 gene encoding uncharacterized protein LOC119594032 isoform X1 translates to MGVQNLSLEVLARSEAAMDAAEGVEGGNVTQSSADEGYDLGVVVALSFFLVVSMVLALGGNVMVILTIVRHRGMRTRTNLLLANLAVADILVAVLDMPIALITIIRGGWIFSHAFCLFNGFTVGLGLMLSVHTLMWISIHKYISITKPFSRSVTPRKIVLMIVVAWAWTIFFNLTPTPIIGLTETGFKAGASQCGPPPPKKGLQYVHAGLNTTINLVIPLVVMSFCYYKIFKEVKDHLSRMQEFTDVNVRNSLIQQKQITETLCIVLSVFVLFWLPYIGYSLSLVFLGQKAVPRILNPIAYLFGYMNSACNPIIYALRSPSFRRGFSEIICWKSRYIPANSLSSGSTFRTRLTQRSTVMVNARASRNAHSRQVEGMMVSFRRSLWNRERKSERNLARKGEQGFGRQTRSHHHSAKKVEVTVMPKPINEANPHALIDHKKQGEELGYENEVLNCDGSSLDVNKSEIEETNSCTIVKGEGNYDEISLFNTEGKRIDGNIHKVSSLKEMTHESGLERESQNLDFEMIDKENAVTDIPKGISEVSKSCEGIDSHDVQSAVVNERKRHESTSLADSNIERRKIMTSSQDNVTFLLRNNLDTHIDGRRISNSHREIIVTTDSTMTNQVRSISAGDVRLPCSSTGLKRENIPPPLKLPGDKVKRTLMWQASVDDLCGSPLLSRRRIFHIRRAMDAPVPSCHADRARTSSETRSKKWSVSSLGSNRLGVAAFISNVKKSLTDLFNIDGETEDSFEGSIERGDEKGNKEETVDDNCCEED